One part of the Arabidopsis thaliana chromosome 1 sequence genome encodes these proteins:
- a CDS encoding uncharacterized protein (unknown protein; BEST Arabidopsis thaliana protein match is: unknown protein (TAIR:AT1G67865.1); Has 13 Blast hits to 13 proteins in 2 species: Archae - 0; Bacteria - 0; Metazoa - 0; Fungi - 0; Plants - 13; Viruses - 0; Other Eukaryotes - 0 (source: NCBI BLink).), with protein MLDTLIGGIVGGIAGAIIGTVDGFARGIGICPDSYQSCTRTDCEEHKKKLPTNLSRNGGAAAVKAKENGRRRRQKDRE; from the coding sequence atgctTGATACGCTTATTGGAGGGATTGTCGGAGGGATTGCCGGAGCGATTATTGGAACGGTGGATGGGTTCGCCAGAGGGATCGGAATATGCCCCGATAGTTACCAGAGCTGCACTCGTACCGACTGCGAGGAGCACAAAAAGAAGCTCCCGACCAACCTTAGCCGTAACGGCGGTGCAGCAGCAGTGAAGGCTAAGGAGAACGGCCGCCGTCGCCGCCAGAAAGACAGGGAGTAG
- a CDS encoding RING/U-box superfamily protein (RING/U-box superfamily protein; FUNCTIONS IN: zinc ion binding; INVOLVED IN: biological_process unknown; LOCATED IN: cellular_component unknown; CONTAINS InterPro DOMAIN/s: Zinc finger, RING-type (InterPro:IPR001841), Zinc finger, C3HC4 RING-type (InterPro:IPR018957); BEST Arabidopsis thaliana protein match is: RING/U-box superfamily protein (TAIR:AT1G24580.1); Has 30201 Blast hits to 17322 proteins in 780 species: Archae - 12; Bacteria - 1396; Metazoa - 17338; Fungi - 3422; Plants - 5037; Viruses - 0; Other Eukaryotes - 2996 (source: NCBI BLink).), giving the protein MGISHYPTASEGVMPMLVMNTVVSVSLVKNMVRSVVNMVSSETNEARNKEDDQDHEDSKRRRRISITHFESLCENRGSRNEREAMDCCVCLCGFKEEEEVSELVSCKHYFHSACLDKWFGNNHTTCPLCRSIL; this is encoded by the coding sequence ATGGGTATTTCTCATTACCCGACAGCGTCTGAAGGAGTGATGCCAATGCTAGTAATGAACACAGTTGTTTCAGTGTCTCTAGTAAAGAACATGGTAAGATCTGTTGTCAACATGGTGAGCTCTGAGACCAATGAGGCAAGGAACAAAGAGGACGACCAAGATCATGAGgattcaaaaagaagaagaagaatctcaaTCACACACTTTGAATCTCTGTGTGAGAACAGAGGAAGCAGGAACGAGAGAGAAGCTATGGACTGTTGTGTGTGTCTTTGTGGGTTtaaagaggaggaagaggtgAGTGAGTTAGTGTCCTGCAAGCATTACTTTCACTCAGCTTGTTTGGATAAATGGTTTGGTAATAACCACACAACTTGTCCTCTCTGCAGATCCATCCTTTAG
- a CDS encoding uncharacterized protein (unknown protein; Has 30201 Blast hits to 17322 proteins in 780 species: Archae - 12; Bacteria - 1396; Metazoa - 17338; Fungi - 3422; Plants - 5037; Viruses - 0; Other Eukaryotes - 2996 (source: NCBI BLink).), with translation MLTTDLTMFFTRDTETTVFITSIGITPSDAVGSKRVVSRVRY, from the exons ATGTTGACAACAGATCTTACCATGTTCTTTACTAGAGACACTGAAACAACTGTGTTCATTACTAGCATTGGCATCACTCCTTCAGACGCTGTCGG GTCAAAACGCGTGGTATCACGCGTAAGGTACTAG
- a CDS encoding uncharacterized protein (unknown protein; BEST Arabidopsis thaliana protein match is: unknown protein (TAIR:AT1G67860.1); Has 13 Blast hits to 13 proteins in 2 species: Archae - 0; Bacteria - 0; Metazoa - 0; Fungi - 0; Plants - 13; Viruses - 0; Other Eukaryotes - 0 (source: NCBI BLink).), giving the protein MLDKLIIGVAGGITGGILGTVDGFAKGVGIWPNNYQSTGRFENNNMTSPGNYGNGNGGAVKASENSGGRRQKDRE; this is encoded by the coding sequence atgctTGATAAGCTTATTATTGGGGTTGCCGGAGGGATTACCGGAGGGATTCTTGGAACGGTCGATGGGTTTGCCAAAGGGGTCGGGATATGGCCCAATAATTATCAGAGCACCGGTCGCTTCGAGAACAACAATATGACGAGTCCGGGAAACTACGGCAATGGTAATGGCGGTGCAGTGAAGGCATCCGAGAACTCCGGCGGCCGCCGCCAGAAAGACAGGGAGTAA